The following coding sequences lie in one Fundulus heteroclitus isolate FHET01 chromosome 20, MU-UCD_Fhet_4.1, whole genome shotgun sequence genomic window:
- the LOC105915798 gene encoding G-protein coupled receptor 37-like 1 has translation MKPLCCVFLLLLRSAELRHVLTAPDFQAEDAAGLAAGTGASLPAERSGQNRTETFSLKRVTRGAKDGSFRRRDPLSHNSPPRRHDDPSGFFTTPRSHRHTSAPRTSASAGFLNPLLPVTDASYWAYAVLLLALVLFAAGLVGNLALMCIVWHSFYLKSAWNCILAGLAFWDFLVIFFCLPVVIFHELTLKRLLGDLSCRLVPYLEVTSLGVATFSLCALSIDRFHAATSPGPHQAPRVEPCRSILSKVAVIWLGSMVLGAPELLLWQLVQETVSLSALTSDPQQLQPASLTASLRGRTDRFKVDVCVREPAAALPEGVYALVLTYHEARMWWIFGCYLCLPLLFTLACDLVTRQVLAQREQHKPTGEKVASRCSSSSSSSSSSSSGKKKQHVREQRLRTAVMALTGLYVTCNLPQTVCHIALAYVSAPVLVLPALALVEQFLLFIRCSATPVLLLCLCRSLGQAFMDCCCCCCEECLPDTSSSSSASTAPTSTLPSPSSPSPSSLCPSGKEEAMKSVLPPEPAACEAVRDAAAAIGTPC, from the exons ATGAAGCCTCTCTGCTGTGTGTTTCTGCTCCTCCTGCGGAGCGCCGAGCTCCGCCACGTCCTCACGGCTCCGGACTTCCAGGCGGAGGATGCTGCAGGTTTGGCCGCGGGGACAGGCGCGTCTCTCCCGGCGGAGAGGAGCGGACAGAACCGGACCGAAACTTTCAGCCTGAAGCGAGTCACCCGAGGAGCCAAAGATGGGAGTTTCAGGAGAAGAGACCCTCTTTCCCACAACAGTCCTCCCCGCCGACACGACGACCCGAGCGGCTTCTTCACCACGCCGCGGAGCCACCGCCACACCTCCGCCCCGCGGACCAGCGCCTCCGCGGGGTTCCTGAACCCGCTGCTGCCGGTCACGGACGCCTCCTACTGGGCGTACGCGGTGCTGCTTCTCGCGCTCGTGCTGTTCGCGGCGGGTCTCGTGGGGAACCTCGCGCTCATGTGCATCGTGTGGCACAGCTTCTACCTGAAGAGCGCGTGGAACTGCATCCTCGCGGGACTGGCCTTCTGGGACTTCCTCGTGATCTTCTTCTGCCTGCCCGTGGTCATCTTCCACGAGCTCACCCTCAAGAGGTTGCTAGGAGACCTGTCCTGTCGGCTCGTGCCCTACCTGGAG GTGACCTCTCTGGGCGTGGCCACCTTCAGCCTCTGCGCTCTGAGCATCGACCGTTTCCACGCCGCCACCTCGCCCGGCCCCCACCAGGCTCCCAGGGTGGAGCCGTGCCGCTCCATCCTGTCCAAGGTCGCTGTGATCTGGCTGGGCTCCATGGTCCTGGGCGCCCCTGAGCTGCTGCTCTGGCAGCTCGTCCAGGAGACCGTCAGCCTGTCCgcgctgacctctgacccccaGCAGCTCCAGCCCGCCTCCCTCACGGCTTCGCTGAGAGGCCGGACGGACAGGTTTAAGGTGGACGTCTGTGTGCGGGAGCCGGCGGCGGCGCTGCCAGAGGGCGTCTACGCTCTGGTCCTGACCTACCATGAGGCCCGCATGTGGTGGATCTTCGGCTGCTACCTCTGCCTGCCGCTGCTCTTCACGCTGGCCTGCGACCTGGTGACGCGGCAGGTGTTGGCTCAGCGCGAGCAGCACAAACCAACCGGTGAGAAGGTGGCCAGCAgatgctcctcctcctcctcttcgtcgtcctcctcctcctcggggAAGAAGAAGCAGCACGTGAGGGAGCAGAGGCTGCGGACGGCCGTGATGGCGCTCACCGGCCTCTACGTCACCTGTAACCTGCCTCAGACCGTGTGTCACATCGCCCTGGCGTACGTGTCGGcgccggttctggttctgccggcGCTGGCTCTGGTGGAACAGTTCCTGCTCTTCATCCGCTGCTCGGCGACgccggttctgctgctgtgCCTCTGCCGCTCTCTGGGCCAGGCCTTCAtggactgctgctgctgctgctgcgaaGAGTGCCTCCCTGACAccagctcctcttcctcggcCTCAACCGCCCCCACCTCCACCCTCCCCTCGCCCTCCTCACCCTCACCTTCCTCCCTCTGCCCCTCTGGCAAGGAGGAGGCGATGAAGAGCGTGTTGCCTCCAGAACCGGCGGCCTGCGAGGCCGTGAGAGACGCTGCCGCCGCCATCGGGACGCCCTGCTGA